Proteins from a single region of Vairimorpha necatrix chromosome 6, complete sequence:
- a CDS encoding putative SP-containing membrane protein, whose translation MTINFHPNCDYSTEKIFDSGLSPYDVKYIGAFVWEALTNNKVFSEVLKNNGLYDSIYEGKHPAYKRYINLLLYTFDRELINDIPIYQQNPPSDEDFFVVQLKVFTIDLLRSIHLCYNDLTRRNPFRLIAQKLVDDNLCISVIDFKELPSVHYRKCEKLKNLYIMCHGQSNETVETLLEIEKAVISPDVCKGYEIGFDDIYSKRIIAYYEHFKRAKTTKAQNILASTVQIDTISSNNHNFMNATTNIDNVMNTTTTDNFDIYTTDNFDIYTTDNFDFSEVNNNFMNTINDTSDIRNTSTSSSNFMKSTNNIVNTAGDNSDINTKNTDFMNATIKNNDNIMNTTTTDNSDIYTTSTGNVDLINPKNSDSDIIFNTKTTDNNIIFNTSTDNYEFKNATTKNMNTKISDNSDLYTTSMSNFDFLNANNGIINTTKDTSYIQSTSTNSSNYMIPTSNSDNIIDTTEDVSDIYGTIRNGSDITSAANNIDNFENITTTDNYDSKFMDSMTKTNINDIIKAGNNFPLFTGIIMASILIITGCIIFLYVFDEKENITY comes from the coding sequence ATGACTATAAACTTTCATCCGAATTGCGATTATTCTactgaaaaaatttttgattccGGCCTTTCCCCATACGATGTTAAATATATTGGAGCTTTTGTGTGGGAAGCATTAACAAATAATAAGGTGTTTAGtgaagttttaaaaaataatggtTTGTATGATTCTATATATGAGGGGAAACATCCTGCctataaaagatatataaatcttcttttatatacttTTGATAGagaattaataaatgataTACCCATTTATCAACAAAATCCTCCTAGTgatgaagatttttttgttgttcAATTGAAAGTATTTACTATAGATCTTCTTAGGTCGATACATTTATGTTATAATGATTTAACTCGAAGAAATCCTTTTAGATTAATCGCCCAAAAGTTAGTTGATGATAATTTATGTATTAGTGTTATCGATTTTAAAGAGCTTCCATCTGTGCATTACAGGAAGtgtgaaaaattaaaaaatctctATATTATGTGTCATGGACAATCTAATGAAACGGTTGAGACCCTTTTAGAAATAGAAAAAGCTGTAATATCTCCAGATGTATGCAAAGGATACGAAATAGGTTTTGATGATATATACTCCAAACGCATTATTGCTTATTATGAGCATTTTAAAAGGGCAAAAACTACAAAAGcccaaaatattttagctTCTACTGTTCAAATTGATACTATTAGTTCGAATAatcataattttatgaacGCTACTACTAATATTGATAATGTTATGAATACTACAACTACAGataattttgatatataTACTACAGataattttgatatataTACTACagataattttgatttttctgaagttaataataattttatgaataCTATTAATGATACTTCTGATATACGTAATACTAGTACTAGTAgttctaattttatgaaGTCTACTAATAATATTGTGAATACTGCTGGAGATAATTCTGATATAAACACTAAAAATACTGATTTTATGAATGCtactattaaaaataatgataatATAATGAATACTACAACAACAGATAATTCTGATATATATACTACTAGTACGGGTAATGTTGATCTTATAAATCCTAAAAATTCTGATAgtgatattatttttaatactaaAACTAcagataataatattatatttaatactaGTACTGATAATTATGAATTTAAGAATGCTACtactaaaaatatgaatacCAAAATTTCAGACAATTCTGATTTATATACTACAAGTATGagtaattttgattttttgaatGCTAATAATGGTATTATAAATACTACTAAAGATACTTCTTATATACAGTCTACTAGTACTAATAGTTCTAATTATATGATTCCTACTAGTAATAGTgataatattattgataCTACTGAAGATGTTTCTGATATATATGGTACTATTAGAAATGGTTCTGATATTACGAGTGCCGCTAATaatattgataattttGAGAATATTACAACTACTGATAATTATGATAGTAAATTTATGGATAGTATGACCAAAACTAATATAAATGATATAATAAAAGCAGGAAACAATTTTCCATTGTTTACAGGAATCATTATGGCGTCAATACTGATAATTACAGGAtgcattatttttttgtatgttTTCGACGAAAAAGAGAATATAacttattga
- a CDS encoding putative SP-containing membrane protein, whose translation MSLLFLYLIYLAFIVSTILLDASQTNWIDDITNISSDQYCDLFDNQVHGFGISESNVRYLAEFVWHTLTSNKFFIYILKKNNIAMFFKNNYEKLYNMYVENLLTRSHISYVPNFSQKLPFSEDRFISNLIITTRNIISSLNMCHKDSIYISESRINTIQNIINDNLCFLNDDVNQLPSFYFRNCKGFLKHFVECYKDQLKNSKINWKENHPFLNTNKCVYYKFGHEFMKNTTANSNSNENAEYNNVNGIMNTVSTSFFDNAMNGNILNNLNSIFEKKKNNTNFMNTATSNISDIINTTSTIYLNTESDNPDIMNTTTTSFIDTASGNPDIMNNVNTTLDTFINSTNFLNSNHFNNSDLMNEIFSYNVDRNTTSWNFHYIVGVFTIITLLIVGGIRLYRYCNRKTNNNEYNLAEREEPETSV comes from the coding sequence ATGAGTTTATTGTTTCTATACTTGATTTATCTTGCTTTCATAGTCTCTACAATATTGTTAGATGCCTCACAGACAAATTGGATTGACGATATAACGAATATTAGCAGTGATCAATATTGCGatttatttgataatcAAGTACACGGCTTTGGTATTTCAGAAAGTAACGTTAGATATTTAGCTGAATTTGTATGGCATACCTTAACTAgtaataagttttttatttatattcttaagaaaaataatatagcgatgttttttaaaaataactaTGAGAAATTGTATAATATGTATGTAGAAAACCTATTAACTAGATCACATATAAGTTATGTGCCGAATTTCTCGCAAAAACTACCTTTCAGTGAAGATCGCTTTATTtccaatttaataattacgACAAGAAATATCATATCATCCTTAAATATGTGCCATAAAGattctatttatatttctgaATCGCGTATAAATACCattcaaaatataattaatgataatttatgttttttaaatgacgATGTCAATCAGCTCCcgtctttttattttagaaattgtAAGGGATTTTTAAAGCACTTTGTTGAATGTTATAAAgatcaattaaaaaattctaaaataaaCTGGAAAGAAAATCATCCTTTTCTAAATACTAATAAGTGcgtttattataaatttggtCATGAATTTATGAAGAATACAACTGCAAATAGTAACAGCAATGAAAATGCAGAATATAATAATGTTAATGGAATTATGAATACTGTCAGCACTTCTTTTTTCGATAATGCAATGAATGGcaacattttaaataatttaaacaGTATTTTtgagaaaaagaaaaataatactaATTTTATGAACACTGCGACTTCTAATATTTCTGATATCATAAATACTACAAGtacaatttatttaaatactgAATCTGATAATCCTGATATTATGAATACTACCACTACTTCTTTTATTGATACTGCCTCTGGTAATCCGGATATTATGAATAATGTGAACACTACTTTGGATACTTTCATTAATAGTaccaattttttaaattctaatcattttaataattctgATCTTATGAATGAGATCTTTAGTTATAATGTAGATAGAAATACAACTTCGTGGAATTTCCACTATATAGTTGGAGTATTTACAATTATAACACTACTTATTGTAGGAGGCATTAGGTTGTACCGTTATTGTAATCGAAAAACTAATAATaatgaatataatttagCGGAAAGAGAAGAACCGGAGACAAGTGTTTAA
- a CDS encoding putative SP-containing membrane protein, producing the protein MISIPFNFILFTFISIVLTTNVNQTTLLNDIMKINKPPNCNILDAHVHETNLLSNDIQYIGKIIWHALVDNKLFKLILEKNELSIIFNNRSEILTNKYLNGLLYSFNVIEMPSNIPEVIVYENFFIEQMSTVTLDIFRSLNLCHKETIKNSKSITDTIKEIVDKNLCLKIYNEDTLPIIYFRKCEDLSKYYVECHKIFNQDMKEWFQEDQQFLSPDRCIESNFDSISTTTIIYPEAAKNIIITNNSVLVSTNIDELNTVNNTKSEIMDATTTATFDNSDIINTTIDDGLNISRVTLIDNFTTMNKTSIDTIDLPLINTLDNVTTMNNTDSNIMNVSKDTAIINKIMDITYNEIIKATAAITTFEPDFINTTHNDVLSTTTVTSLDSSDILNPNDLDINNAIASTTIDSSKIMDIINPETINVDNNINNTDSSDILNTNDVALFSGDILDNPLTISNYSDVTDTTTKNTEIMTSTINNSDMLTTTIDTNFEVYNNTIHNVTSDILTNATDDSDNLNITISNNIDFLDNIYPYKIIQEISSNSDLIYYIGGMMFFLILVIIVFVYFIYRRVRHYDGKRYKLIEKKRTEDGFLYL; encoded by the coding sequence ATGATATCGATaccttttaattttatattatttacttttatatCTATTGTACTAACAACAAACGTTAATCAAACTACCTTATTAAATGATATTATGAAGATAAATAAGCCTCCAAATTGCAATATACTAGATGCGCATGTACATGAAACCAACCTTCTATCAAATGATATTCAATATATTggtaaaataatttggCATGCGTTAGTGGATAATAAGTTATTTAAActtattttagaaaaaaatgaattaagtattatttttaataacagAAGTGAGATTTtgacaaataaatatctcAATGGCCTTCTTTATAGTTTTAATGTTATTGAAATGCCGAGTAATATACCAGAAGTAATtgtttatgaaaatttttttattgaacaGATGAGTACTGTGACGctagatatttttagatctttaaatttatgtcataaagaaacaattaaaaattcaaaatcaatAACTGATacaattaaagaaattgttgataaaaatttatgcctcaaaatttataatgaaGATACGTTACcgataatttattttaggAAATGTGAAGATctttcaaaatattatgttgaatgtcataaaatattcaatcAAGACATGAAAGAATGGTTTCAAGAAGACCAACAGTTTTTATCTCCAGATAGATGCATTGAATCCAATTTTGATAGTATATCTACCACTACAATAATTTATCCTGAAGCTgcaaaaaacattattattacaaataattCCGTTCTGGTAAGTACTAATATTGACGAATTGAATACTGTAAATAATACTAAATCTGAAATTATGGATGCCACTACCACTGCTACTTTTGATAATTCTGACATTATAAATACTACTATTGATGACGGATTGAATATCTCTAGAGTTACTTTGattgataattttactaCTATGAATAAAACTTCTATAGATACTATTGATTTGCCTTTAATTAATACTTTAGATAATGTTACTACTATGAATAACACCGATTCTAATATTATGAATGTAAGTAAAGACACTgcaattattaataaaattatggaCATTACATAtaatgaaattattaagGCCACTGCCGCCATTACTACTTTTGAGCctgattttattaatactaCTCATAATGATGTCCTGAGTACTACTACAGTTACATCTCTTGATAGTtctgatattttaaatccTAATGATCttgatataaataatgCCATTGCCTCTACTACTATCGATAGTTCTAAAATTATGGATATTATCAATCCAGAAACTATAAATGTCGAtaacaatattaataataccGATAGTtctgatattttaaatacaaatgATGTAGCTCTTTTCAGTGGGGATATTTTAGATAACCCTTTAACTATTTCTAACTATTCTGATGTAACTGATACTACTACTAAGAACACTGAGATAATGACTTCTACTATTAATAATTCTGATATGTTGACTACTACTATTGATACAAATTTCGAGgtatataataatactaTTCATAATGTAACTTCTGACATTTTGACTAATGCTACTGATGATTCAGATAATTTGAATATTACTATTAGTAATAAcatagattttttagacAATATCTAtccatataaaattattcaaGAAATAAGTTCCAATTCggattta